GACATTTTTCAGCTTTTCCTATTCAGGTTGTTATTGCGGATAAGTATacatgatgcaacttgctaCTTTAAAGTTATGAGTAATAAAGCATGAACATAAACGTCCTGGAGTCTGTATGAAatgttcagtcatgactttCCTGTAAGTGAAGAATGTTTTCTAAAAATAAACTTGGCAACTTTGAAGAAATGTGCCTTGGTCAAATGTTCCAAAGACTAAATCAGTATTTGTAAAACCATATTTGTTCAATTATCAGAAAATAAGATTGATTGTTTGGTCATTTGGTCACTGCAACCAGTTTTAGATCATTTCAGTTAGTCAGACCACCactaaaacctgatgttttccCCAGGTGTTCTACCTCCCATTGGCTCTCTTCATCCCTTCCCCGATGTTCATCCTTCATCATGAGCTCAACATCCTGTACCAGTTCTGGATCCATACAGAGGTCAGTAAGATCACGATCATCATGGTCAGTTAGGAAAGGCACAGGTAACCATGGTGACAGGTGTTTAGAGGTTAGGGCACAGGTTGTGTCTTGGAGGCTGGTATCACTGTCTGACATTCTGAATGCACACAATCTATTCTCTTAAAAAAacgtaggggatcttcatttttttttaagatTTAAAATGTTTAGGAGATTTCtcagagtcaatcaatgttgatatgatattattgaatgttttgagagtgcatcaccatttgcacttccttacaaccatagttatttggaatgtagtcgcttttggaagatgattggtgtatggcatgtaatttgcatgtgtacaattttcattttaaaacaaacaactagaaacaaacactgacaaatgtgcgatgcaagatgagtgtcaaaattaatgttctaagtgatttctcgaccttcttggaAAAACATCAAATTCAAGAATGGGTCatcatgcatgtgtatggggctgctgtgttgtgcacgtgcatatcatgcattgtgtttagtggttgaaatagagggaaatggtggtgcattcataagatgtctgtccttgaaatgtttgttaatgtttacacttcctatccaaattgaaagttcattatcccgtacttttttttaagagtatatatctGTACAGCCATAAATAAGTTGATCATGTCCCACAGGTACTTATTGTGCAATTTTACTAGTCATCCTGATCTTGAAGTAAGCAACTAGACCTTGTAACCAAGAGAAGACcctggttagaattgttcttctgCAACACGTTTGTCATCAGTGAGACCTGTTGACAACAGGCTGTCATGTTCAAGGacctggttgatacatgtcattgtatccttgtTGTAGGGGTaaatcacttgtttgtctggtacagacttgtttgtttacagacagcaatcatgtggctggaatatttttgacTGTGACATAGAGCAAGAAACTGTAGCAGTGGTTGATGCATTGTTCCAGTATGTGAGACCTCCGAATCATGTTTCATATGACAATTAATGTTCCCATCTATTAAACAAAACAGATTCTATCCTGCAGTACACCGAATAGCTGTTGATGCACTGTTTCCGTATGTGAGACCTCCGAATCATGTTTCATATGAAAATTAATGTTCCCATCAATTAAAAGGATTCTATCCTGTAGTACACTGAACAGCTGTTGATGCACTGTTTCAGTATGTGAGACCTCCGAATCATGTTTCATATGACAATTAATGTTCCCATCTATTAAACAAAACGGATTCTATCCTGCAGTACACCGAATAGCTGTTGATGCACTGTTTCCGTATGTGAGACCTCCGAATCATGTTTCATATGAAAATTAATGTTCCCATCAATTAAAAGGATTCTATCCTGTAGTACACTGAACAGCTGTTGATGCACTGTTTCAGTATGTGAGATCTCTAGGCCCACTGGAGTACATCCTGAACACTCCTAGCCACCACAGAGTGCATCATGGGAGGAACAGATACTGTATAGACAAGAACTATGCTGGAACTCTCATCATCTGGGACAGAATATTTGGTGAGTCATTATGACAGGTGGTTCTGGGGACATTACAGAAGCAAGATACAGTTGGACAAAACAACAAAGTACATAATAATTTATAGGGCACATTTTCACTTTTCTGCGATGTTTCAGATTAGGTGTAATCTTTCATGAAGAACCATTATGTTCAATTACATAGTATGGCTTTCTTTGAGGAGATAAGTTGAAATGTCTCATTTAGTTTCCTCCAGTAGAATTTTCTCTAATGTCTTCAGCAATGTTGCTTATAAGTGATGGCTAGTGGAATGGGGTGATCAGATTGGTGGCTGTTATCATataccagttgtgtagattgatggtgatgatgtcagtcactcgattttctggtccagacttgattacttagaGACAGAGTGAATGGACATATTATCAGTCATACACTCTTTTAATGTTAAATACAGCTGATATTTTGTGTTGATCATCATAAGACAGGttatattttgttcatatttttttaaggTACCTTCGAACCTGAGGCCGAAGAGGTTGTGTATGGCCTTACCCATCCAGTAAACACATTTGACCAGTTCTGGGTTCAGGTACGTGGTCACTTCCCTGTGAATGAACATTGAAACATTGACTTTCTTTCTGTTCAAAAATTTAGTATTTGCCATTTTTGCCTTCAGTGTGTGTCACTTGCTCGGTTTGGGATAGACTTTTGTAACATTGATGATCACACGTTACGCTTGCCTTTCGTGTTTTGCATGTAGGATATTAGTATTGTGGTGTGCCTGTTCGCACAgttcagttgtctcccctttctCTGAGTCATTGTCTTTGTGGCAAGTTTGTTACTCTGACCTGGTAGTAATCAGAACCTTTTCTTTATCTTTTGTCTGTATGCTTACAGAAAACACTTACCGAAAACTCAAATTGTTGAAAAGAATAGTAGTTATTGAAACAAGCATACATATGTGCCCTGTCATTTTCTGATGATGGCAGCAGAATGAACTACTCAAACTTTTCATCACTGTTGTAGAATGAATATGTTGTCAAGTCGGTCATCATTAAGTACTCATTATTCATGACACAGTAGTcgtcaatatctccagggtaaatgttccaataaatctccactataccccgGATGCATCTGCTTCTCTGCGTGATAATTTTATttcctcccttggctggctttttatccaatcatgGGTTTGTGCTGGGAAGTTGACCATACAggtcactaactcactctcactATTTAAATTGTCTAACTGATTtcacttggcaacacaaatcatgccaaggtactctgaaagaggtagcaggagttcttgcatatttttcataaagtttctgacctgtcaatttgtctgtattgatttcccccaaatctgagtcgcgCTGCAAACAAACATTCAGAGTTACAATCGCTGTCTTTGTTGATACTAGCAAGCTTGATTATAAGcgcagcttagctgattggttGCTGTGaaaatgcggagccagcaaagtgaggtaataaaattatcggggtgagctgtagatgcatccagagtatagtggagatttagcAGAATGTATACCCTTGACGGGTATGTGGACATATGGCTTCGATGTTGTTTGTACCTATGTTCCAGTTTGGATTCCTTAAGTACATGCTTGAGAGGTTCAGTGAAATGGAAGGAGTAGCCAATAAAATGTGCACTTTGTTTTTTGGCCCCGGATGGGCACCTGGAAAACCAAGAACTGGAGAACTCTGTGATATTCCTGATGTAAGTGTAATGTTTATATGCTACTCATTGTTCATGCAGTACAATCCCCAAGTCACACTGTAATTAACCATGTGGGTTCATGCActctaagtccccatggtcccaagtatggtgatctactctcagttgctggcaacccatttttacattttattgtCCAAAATAGTTTTGTACTTTTAAAGATACAAGCTAGCAAGTGTTAAgtctttttgtgatactctggTTATTTTACTGTCGTTTGATGACTGGTATTTAACAACTTGTATCTGTTGTGTATTTGCAAACTTTCTCATCAttttatagctgaaatattgataaagtGACAtttaattttaactcactcacacatgttaCAGGTTCATGCCCCAGAGAAGCAATACAATCCCTCAGTCCCACTGTGGCTCAAAGTCTATGTTGTTGTGCACTTCATACTCACCTTATTGGGATATGAAATTCTGTTTGAAAAGAAAGAGGTAAGACAGAATGGCAAATCATTTTAGTCTGCAGTTTACCAGCATGATTCATATCCTTTGGTATTGCAGTCAGTAGTTTAATATTAATGTGTGTGCATAATATTTGCATCAAGTATGCCCTCTTCTGTGTAGATGACTCACGAAAGATGCTGATGTTAACTCTCAGGAACTGACAGTTTGGGCTCATTGTGATGGTATTACtcaaatatttatcatgtttcatAAGCATTACAGTGAACCTGGCATACCTGGCATCTGAAGATATTTTAAATATGGCTTGCAGGAAATTAATTTATGATGGTCGTGATATTATTCAGTGATACATTGTTAATACTGATGTCCTAACATTTTCTAGTGAATTTTCTTAAAGCTGATTAAACTTGGGTGAATTATCAGTGTGATACTGTAGATGAAAAAATAGGCTTAGATGTGTCAAGAACCTGAATCTGCTAACTTCTCTAAAGCTTTTCATCTTCTTATAGAAATGTGTATTTGCCTTGTATCTGGCGAATATAGCTGATTGTGTTATGATAGCATTTTAGTCAAAGGCTCTGACAATTTTAGAATTAATACATTATAACAAAAATTTCAAAGAAATACATGAAACGAATGACATTTTATTCTCCATGACATGTGAGATAATTGTCGGCTGTTTGTGTTCCAGATGTTCTGCCAGACCTACCTGTTGATGTTCGTTATGTTCATAGGCTACTCACTCTCAACATATGGACGGCTCTTCGATCGGAAGTAAGGAAACAATATATTGCACAGTCTTTACAATGTACAGTCTTCACAATTAGTGTCATCAGTTGGTACacatctgaaacatttacctgtttAATATCAAGTCTATGCATTACTGGAACAGATTCTCGGCACTCCCTGTCACATATTTATGCATTTGATGTGGCTACCGATCTTAGCATTACCTGAAATTTCTTGTTTGTCAATAAAAATGTGataacataaacaccaacataaATGAGATTAGTCAGTGTACTTAAAAACATCAACGTTATGTATGTtgagacatattgtatatatggTGCATGAGCACTAATTAAGCTCCTCAGAATCCCAGcacaatataaaatatttctgcCCACAGAGGTGATCATACCTAGTATACTGAAATACACATGCAATCACATGCTTAACACAATATATCTAAAAATATATAGGCAGCATGTTTATGAGCTATGGCATTGGAGTGGATTCCATAATTGCTGTATGTACTCAACAGTTTTGTGAACTGATTTAAGACAAAAAAATTTGGCAAGATTTTACTGGAAGTTTTTGGCATGCATGATGCAGGGATTTCCTGTCAGAACACCAATGCCAACATGAACATTAGCCAGATGGGTATTAGTTGACTTGTGAGGAAGCATGTGGAAACTGGTGAATTAAAGGACTGTAAAGAACCTGGAAGAGCAAGGAGTACCAATGAACATGATGACTCAGTCCTAATTTGTCTGGCAATACTGAAGAGCTGCACCAGCAATGGAGAGTGAGAGTCAGATTCTCCTCCAGTACCATCATAAGGAGGCTAGGGACAGCAGGTGACTTGGTACATGGTACATGGTGTAGGGTACATAGTGTAGGGGTCTTTGAGTCTGATGAACGTTGCCATCTTCCGAGTtcagcgtaaacctaaactcactcactgctgtcTTCTACACATTACCAATGGCCACTGTTGCATTTATAAAGAGGCATATTACCAGGAGGTGATCCAAgcagctgaaccctttggcTCAGTGATGGATTGGGGTTGTGTTTCATATGACCACGTGCTGGAGCTCATTGGAGTTCTCGAGCTGTCACCACCCACTTGCAGAACAGAGTCATCAAAACCCTATCATGGTATGCAAGGAGCCCTGATATAAAAATATCAGACATCTTTGGTATTATCTTACACGTCAAATTTGAATCTGAGATCCTCCTATTCAAAATCTGCAAGTATTGATGCAGGGCTCCAGgaggaatggcagaggattcaGATGCTGAGAATTTGACAGATGATTGCCAGTACTAGGAGACCAGCAGATGTTTATCTGTGCAAAGGTGGAGCTacatacaatcacaacaatcaATATTTAAGAAGAGTGTGACTATCAAATTGGTCATGGTGACCTTACTTTGCAGCATCGTTGATATTCACACTTTTGTGTATTTCTCAAAGAGTGAATTGTTACcaaatttcagtttcagttttgtttttgtttgaatcaaagtaaaatatgttaaagtaCCATTATTATTCACAGACTTTGGTTTTCAAAGCATGTTTCACAGTATGAAGTGTTCTTGTACTTATAAAAAATGTTGTTAGAGTTAAAGGTGAGATCTTGTGTGACTTATGTATTGCTACAGACAACATTAGTTTGCAGTCATGGCAGAATAGTTAGCAAGCAAGTTTAATtttttaatattccagctatatggtggcagtgtgcaaataatggagtctggatcaggcaatccagtgatcaacagcatgaaaactcgatcctgttagtcacatTTGGCAGAATAATGAAATAGTATAGTGATTTCTGTGGCAGGTacatatgtgaaaatgtgacagtGTATTGAAACACAGATCATATcttatactagccacataaagaaactgtgcattgtcaaaatattatcccagttgacaAGTACGATAGCAATGTCAAAGGTCCacataaactttaatggagggatcatgagaacaaaacaagtcgggagaatttcaattgaaaagtcaatcacaatgacatcacgagtccacaagcgggacaggggtcaaGCTATGTCtaccatcggcattgagaacagcagtgtaTTGATGATGCAAAGAGCTTAAGAAACATGCAaagaaggcttgtgggatgtcgcGCCAGATTCTCTGAAGTTcagttgcaaggtcaaggacatctGGCAAATGAGGAAGATGGTGTAGACGTTGATCCATCTTGTCCCAAActctatcggggagagatccggtCAATTTGAAGGCCAAAgcagtaagtcaacgttgtggtgttgcaagaaatccatagcaacccttgctgTATGAGGAGGCATTGTCCTgctggaatgttaacccagggccatgacaTTGCAGAAAAGTAATTGCCACAGGCTGAAGAAACTGATCACTAACTCACACCagttaagttgccctgaacaatcaccaaaggagttcaTTGGTGTGCTGGTATTCCACTACCAAAGTTGACatccatcactatgggaaatgttaaacctggagtACAAACAAGACAAGGGTCTGCGAACATTATTTCGACACCACATTCGATGAGCTTGTCAGTGACTTTGTGTCGAGGTAGGTCAAATGGCGGGATGTTGTGGTCTGATCCACTGATGATGTAAACGTTATTGAACTGTGAATATGGCGAAGTcctggcagtcatcactgcagtctgaaacctgtggcgaagatgcgtcacccttatccatctctCCTGTCATGGCATCGTTACACACGGGGGTTGTTGAGACATTCCCCTCggaccatcccaatggcctTATGATGTGCAGGCATTAGCCTTGGCATGCATTTCAATagcaattttattttttgaacaATCACAAGGGCAGGGATTGagatttccaatgtgacagttttgtgtggcattcatttgctctgtttctccttcccaaaATGCATGTGAAAACCCAAGTTATCTCAATGAATTTTTTTCACAGGAGTGTTTTGCAGGAATTTGTGGCATATTTATCAAAGTAGCATATACAGAAAGTATATAATCATGTCAGGCAGGATAATTATCAGCTATATTAAGGCTTTCATCATGGTCAAAACATATTaaagaatatattttgttaGTTTCCCTGAATATAATAAAGTATACATCAACTGCTGACAtgttattcatttattcatatttgtgATGTGTGTGATATTCATCTCAAAGTGTATTTGTTGCAGCCCTACTCAATATACTACTTATGTCCAAAGCAGAGTCAGCAAGGATTCACTGTTTACATACTTGATAATAAAGATTGATCTCAGcaatactggcaaacaaggataagctgGGCACTGTTCTGACAATTGACccatattagcatgtatgacTGCTGCCACTGAGGTTTGCCATTTTGAAAAAGGCCCCAGGTTGTCTACGGTCAAGTGCGATGGGTACAGGGTTGACAGAATCAATTTTATTGTCAAGTactgcatgtgcactagcctacatctcCTCCCCCTTTCACAAGCCAAATGGGTTTGTTCTTTGCCATATACCATCTACTTCTCATAAACACGTTATCTATGCCAGACCAACTTAACCTTATTTGCCAGTCCACTGAAAGTAAGTGgctgaaaatgttatttttgtttcagtaaCTTGGGCATTGTGATGGAAGTGTGCCGCTGTGTGGT
This portion of the Haliotis asinina isolate JCU_RB_2024 chromosome 10, JCU_Hal_asi_v2, whole genome shotgun sequence genome encodes:
- the LOC137298151 gene encoding alkylglycerol monooxygenase-like, producing MDSMWKDPLISGFRRMFYFVTPNETSFEKAEDVPQYIKEAAPFFMGFIVVEFIVMLLRGDGKRSLNDGLTSVGAGMFSRLPLLLFRSIHIAAYIWVHENFQIYVLPWDSPYTWWLCFLAVDLGYYWFHRMAHEVNFMWAAHQVHHSSEYYNFTTALRQSILQIYTSWVFYLPLALFIPSPMFILHHELNILYQFWIHTEYVRSLGPLEYILNTPSHHRVHHGRNRYCIDKNYAGTLIIWDRIFGTFEPEAEEVVYGLTHPVNTFDQFWVQFGFLKYMLERFSEMEGVANKMCTLFFGPGWAPGKPRTGELCDIPDVHAPEKQYNPSVPLWLKVYVVVHFILTLLGYEILFEKKEMFCQTYLLMFVMFIGYSLSTYGRLFDRNNLGIVMEVCRCVVFLVGDIMLVKLDFYTQPVASTVMPILRLLYVASLGLWLILYQKVFHAQVTPMNKKQ